The genomic region GCCCAAATAGAAGAAGCTGAATTAGGGACAGACGGGATTAAGATTAAGCCTATCGCTTTGTATAACCCTAGTGAGGGGTATTTGAATTACGCGCTCTCTAGCGTGTTTATTTTCATCTTACACCAGGTGATGCTCATTGCAAGCAGCATGTTTACGAGCTCCAGGCGTTTGGAATTAGCCCTTTTAGATAAAAAGCAAATCGCTTTAAGGCTGTGCGCAAGACTCTTGGTGTTCATGGGGGCGTTTAGCGTTTTTATTTTATGGTATTTTGGGGCGCTGTTTTCTTTTTATGGGATCGAACGGCATGGGAGCGCTTTAATGGTGTTTTTGAATAGCTTGATTTTCATGCTTGCGGCCTTGAGTTTGGGGTCGTTTTTAGGCGCATGGATCAAAGATGAAGCCCACACCACTCAAATCGTTTTAATCTCTTCTTTGCCCTTGATTTTTATGATGGGTTTTGTGTGGCCTTTTGAATCCTTGCCCTCTTATTTACAGGTTTTCGTTCAAATAGTGCCAGCTTACCATGGGATCAGTTTGCTCGGGCGGTTGAATCAAATGCATGCGGAATTTGTGGATGTGTCCGTCCATTTTTACGCGCTTATTGCGATTTTTATTGCGAGTTTTATAGGGTGCGTGTTCAAACTCAGCTCTTTAAAGAAAGCTTGTGAAAACGCTTAAAAACCTCATCACCTCCAAGCACCAGATTAAAGCGTCTCGTTTTTTAGGGTATCTTATGCCTTTTGATGATTTTGAAAAAACCCTTTTAGAATTGAAAAAAGAGCATTTTAAAGCCGTGCATTTTGTAACGGCGTTCCGCTATTCTTTAGAGGGCAAAATCACGGAGGGTTTTAGCGATGATGGCGAGCCTAAAGGGAGTTCAGGAATGCCTATGCTTAGCGTTTTAAGGCGAGAAGATTTGATCAATATAGGATTAGTGAGCGTGCGTTATTTTGGAGGCACGCTTTTAGGGGTGGGGGGCTTGATGAAAGCTTATGCCAAAAGCGCGTTATTGTGCGTAGAAAACGCTCAAAGAGAAAACGCTTTGAAGGATTTTGTGGAGTTAGAAACTTTAAGCGCTCATTATTCTTACAAAGAATTAGACGCTCTTCAGCGTGAAATTAAGAAATTTAGCTTACAATTAAGCAAAAAGAATTTTTCAAGCCAAAGCGTGGAAGTGGAAATCAGCGGCGAAAGAGAAAATTTGCAAGCGTTTTTACAACAAAATAAGATAAATTAGGGAGAGTGGTATGGGATTTTTGAATGGGTATTTTTTATGGGTTAAGGCTTTCCATGTGATAGCGGTCATTTCGTGGATGGCGGCGTTATTTTATTTGCCGCGCCTTTTTGTCTATCATGCAGAAAACGCACATAAAAAAGAGTTTGTAGGAGTGGTTAAAATCCAAGAAAAAAAGCTTTATTCCTTTATCGCTTCGCCGGCTATGGGTTTCACGCTTATCACAGGGATTTTAATGTTGTTGATTGCTCCTGAAATGTTTAAAAGCGGGGGGTGGTTGCATGCTAAATTGGCTTTAGTGGCATTGCTTTTAATCTATCATTTTTACTGCAAAAAATGCATGCGCGAGCTAGAAAAAGACCCCACAAGAAGAAACGCAAGGTTTTATCGTGTGTTTAATGAAGTGCCCACGATTTTAATGATCCTCATTGTGATTTTAGTGGTTGTCAAGCCTTTTTAAAGACAAGCCATGAAAAAAGAAAAGTCATGAAAAAAGAAAATCGCCTCAAACAAGAAAAAATCATCAACATGTTTGATGATATAGCCAGCTCTTACGACCAAGCCAACCGCTTGATGAGTTTTGGATTAGATGTTAAATGGCGCCAAAGGGCTTGCGAGCATGCGTTTTTGTTTTTGGAGAATAAAAAAGCGTTAAGGCTTGTGGATGTGGCATGCGGGACAGGGGATATGCTCATAGCTTGGCAAAAAAGCGCTCTGAATTGCGGCATAGAGTTTAAGGAATGTTTGGGGATTGACCCCTCTAATAACATGCTTGAATTAGCCATTAAAAAATGTGAAGAGCTTGAAAATAAAGCTTCTTTCATCCAAGCTCAAGCCAAAGATTTAAAAGGCGTTGAAAACAACAGCGTGGATATCCTCTCCATTGCGTATGGCTTGCGTAATATCGTGGAAAGACAAGAAGCCTTAAAAGAGTTTTTTAGGGTGTTAAAACCCAGGGGCGTTTTAGTGATTTT from Helicobacter pylori harbors:
- the ubiE gene encoding bifunctional demethylmenaquinone methyltransferase/2-methoxy-6-polyprenyl-1,4-benzoquinol methylase UbiE is translated as MKKENRLKQEKIINMFDDIASSYDQANRLMSFGLDVKWRQRACEHAFLFLENKKALRLVDVACGTGDMLIAWQKSALNCGIEFKECLGIDPSNNMLELAIKKCEELENKASFIQAQAKDLKGVENNSVDILSIAYGLRNIVERQEALKEFFRVLKPRGVLVILEFLKKDNPTWLDKISGFYTNKVLPLVGGAISKNYGAYSYLPQSIEGFLSLEGLKHELKNAGFEILRTEDYIAQISTTMLVRKS
- a CDS encoding YigZ family protein — its product is MKTLKNLITSKHQIKASRFLGYLMPFDDFEKTLLELKKEHFKAVHFVTAFRYSLEGKITEGFSDDGEPKGSSGMPMLSVLRREDLINIGLVSVRYFGGTLLGVGGLMKAYAKSALLCVENAQRENALKDFVELETLSAHYSYKELDALQREIKKFSLQLSKKNFSSQSVEVEISGERENLQAFLQQNKIN
- a CDS encoding ABC transporter permease, translating into MNFFKILLMELRAIVSHKGVLLILIGAPLIYGLLYPLPYLKDIVTQQKIALVDEDNSFLSRQLAFMAQSSNELEIAFFSPSMLEAKKLLKEEKIYGILHIPSHFEANIHKQVPVTIDFYANSNYFLIYGALANAVVESINALNDEIRFKRNAQIEEAELGTDGIKIKPIALYNPSEGYLNYALSSVFIFILHQVMLIASSMFTSSRRLELALLDKKQIALRLCARLLVFMGAFSVFILWYFGALFSFYGIERHGSALMVFLNSLIFMLAALSLGSFLGAWIKDEAHTTQIVLISSLPLIFMMGFVWPFESLPSYLQVFVQIVPAYHGISLLGRLNQMHAEFVDVSVHFYALIAIFIASFIGCVFKLSSLKKACENA
- the hemJ gene encoding protoporphyrinogen oxidase HemJ, producing MGFLNGYFLWVKAFHVIAVISWMAALFYLPRLFVYHAENAHKKEFVGVVKIQEKKLYSFIASPAMGFTLITGILMLLIAPEMFKSGGWLHAKLALVALLLIYHFYCKKCMRELEKDPTRRNARFYRVFNEVPTILMILIVILVVVKPF